A genome region from Erigeron canadensis isolate Cc75 chromosome 3, C_canadensis_v1, whole genome shotgun sequence includes the following:
- the LOC122594320 gene encoding 5'-nucleotidase domain-containing protein DDB_G0275467 produces the protein MASARRLVPLRASLLLNKFQTFGFQKGFGGGCLNSQNASMSFDHSVGKLLEQEHVGCVDSNEEVTKIREKFNMAKQRFLKIPDTLGNMPKMNPKGIYVNKNLRLDSIQVYGFDYDYTLAHYSPSLQNLIYDMAKQYLVNELKYPDGCLASKYDQSFPIRGLYYDRLKGCLLKLDFFGSIEPDGCYFGRRKLSRKEIEELYGTRHIGRDQARVLVGLMDFFCFSEVCLIADIVQYFVDAKLEFDASYVYQDVRRAIQHVHRSGLVHRGILSDPQKYLVKNGEFLSFLKMLKENGKKLFLMTNSPYYFVDGGMRYMLEDSLGGDSWRELFEVVIAKANKPDFYTSEHPFRCYDAEKDNLAFSKVDKFLPDKIYYHGCLKAFLQITKWNGPEVIYFGDHLFSDLRGPSKAGWRTAAIIHELEHEIKIQNEDSYRFAQAKFHIIQELLGKLHSTVSDSNTCDAFKSLLAELNDERQNARRTMRNMFNESFGATFLTDTGQESAFAYHIHQYADVYTSKPENFMFYQPEAWLHVPYDVKIMPHHLKVSSSLFGNS, from the exons ATGGCTTCCGCTCGCAGACTCGTTCCCCTTCGCGCTTCCCTCCTT TTGAATAAATTTCAAACCTTTGGATTTCAAAAAG GATTTGGGGGAGGTTGTTTGAATAGTCAAAATGCGAGTATGTCATTCGACCATAGTGTTGGGAAGTTGTTGGAGCAAGAACATGTTGGCTGTGTGGATTCTAATGAGGAGGTGACTAAAATTAGGGAAAAGTTCAATATGGCTAAGCAGAGATTTCTCAAGATTCCGGACACTTTAGGAAATATGCCTAAAATGAACCCGAAAG GCATATATGTTAATAAGAACCTTAGATTGGACAGCATACAAGTTTACGGTTTTGACTATGATTATACTCTGGCTCATTACTCTCCAAGCTTACAAAATTTAATCTATGATATGGCAAAACAATACTTAGTTAATGAG CTTAAATATCCAGATGGCTGCTTGGCATCTAAATATGATCAGAGTTTTCCGATTAGAGGTTTGTATTATGATAGGTTAAAAGGGTGCCTTTTGAAGCTTGATTTCTTTGGATCAATTGAGCCAGATGGATGTTACTTTGGTCGGCGCAAG CTTAGTCGAAAGGAAATTGAAGAGCTCTATGGAACACGACATATCGGGCGTGACCAGGCACGCGTACTTGTAGGCTTGATggatttcttttgttttagcGAG GTATGTCTTATTGCAGATATTGTGCAATACTTTGTTGATGCCAAGTTGGAGTTTGATGCTTCTTACGTATATCAAGATGTTCGTCGTGCAATTCAGCATGTTCACCGAAGTGGCTTGGTTCATAGAGGAATTCTTTCCGATCCCCAAAAGTATCTAGTAAAGAAT GGGGAGTTTTTATCTTTCCTTAAAATGTTGAAGGAGAATGGGAAGAAACTTTTCTTAATGACAAATTCTCCCTATTATTTTGTTGATGGTGGGATGCGCTACATGTTGGAG gattctttgggtggAGATTCCTGGAGGGAACTTTTTGAAGTTGTAATTGCGAAAGCAAATAAGCCTGACTTCTATACATCTGAACATCCATTCCG ATGCTATGATGCAGAGAAGGACAATCTAGCTTTCTCTAAAGTGGATAAATTTCTTCCGGACAAGATTTACTACCATGGATGCCTCAAAGCCTTCCTCCAGATTACTAAGTGGAATGGTCCAGAG GTAATATACTTTGGGGATCATCTTTTCAGTGATCTGCGTGGGCCTTCAAAAGCCGGCTGGCGTACTGCTGCTATCATCCATGAATTAGAA CATGAGATAAAGATACAGAATGAAGATAGTTACCGTTTTGCACAG GCCAAGTTCCATATCATACAAGAACTTTTGGGTAAATTGCATTCAACTGTATCGGATAGTAACACTTGTGATGCTTTCAAGTCTCTGTTGGCTGAACTAAATGATGAGAGACAGAATGCACGCCGCACTATGAGaaatatgtttaatgagtcCTTTGGGGCAACGTTTCTCACCGACACTGGCCAAGAATCTGCTTTTGCCTATCATATCCATCAGTATGCAGATGTGTATACCAGCAAGCCTGAGAACTTCATGTTCTATCAACCTGAGGCCTGGCTTCATGTTCCATATGATGTTAAGATCATGCCACATCATTTAAAG GTTTCGTCAAGCTTGTTTGGGAATTCATAA